cagaaaagtggaatGTTACCAAGTTCTTCAGCACCCAGAAGCACTGTCAGAATTGCTTTTATCCCACCCTAAACGTGAACAGCATTCCTAGTCTGCCTGCCAACGCTCCGATTTCCACGATGTTTTGTGAATTTGTGGATGACCCTTTCCCTTGGCTAAATTATGGGGAAAACAGTTTGACCCAGGTGGTTGGATTCCGAATGACAGGAGTCGAGGCCACGGGTGACGGGATTGAGATCCCACCTGATGCAGTGGAAGTGTATCTCATCAGGAAAAACCTGAGCTTTGGAACTTTTAATCTCACGGTGGGACCCAGCTCAGAGCCTTATGCAGTGGATGAATCATTGAGAAAGACGACAGGGGCGTTTAGCTTTGTTGTGGACTGTACAGCAGGGAGGGACGTGTTGATCCACATCATGGCAGAAGTGTCCGTGTTGTTCACGGTGTCTGTGTACGCGGGCCGTGCGATCACACCCAACTCTTTGATGACCAGCTACCTGGTGCCCCATGAAATCCCTCCAATTGCCAACGAGAGTGACCTGTTTGACCCGGAGTGTCCGGTGAAGGAGGCCCGAGTGCTCTGTCTCCCCGCGGCCCTGCTGCAGGTCATAGCTCAGCGAACCGCTTCCTCCGAGTGCACCGTCGGTGTGCTTCTACAGGCACCTCGCTTTGTCCTAAAGCCCAATAACAAGTTAGTGAGAATTTCTGTTTTCAGCAGTGAATGCTTGGACATGTTTGGGATCCAGAGCAATTGGAGAGAAGATACCTGCATTGTTGGAGAGAGGACCACTTGGCAAAGAGTGCACTGTGTCTGCAAGAACCTGCGGCGGGCCAAGCGGCAGCTGGATATAATCGAACAGGCCAACCTTCACCTGCGCACCCACTATTTGACGGCCAAGGTGATCGTGGTCCCTAACCCTGTGGATTTACAAGTGGAGGCAGTCAAGAACATCACCCAAAACCCTGTGACCCTCTTCACTGTACTTCTCATTTTGCTGTTGTACTTGGTCCTTGCCTTCTGGGCCTTGCACAGAGATGAAACGGACCAGTATCTTAGGAACCATGTGATAGTTCTGCTTGATAATGATCCTTATGATAATGTGTGTTACCTAGTCACTGTTTTTACAGGAAGCCGTTGTGGTTCTGGGACCAGGGCCAATGTCTTTATCCAACTGCATGGAACCAAAGGTAGCAGTGATGTGCACTGTTTAAGCCACCCACAATTTACAACTCTCTACCGAGGAAGCATCTGTACTTTCCTCCTAGCGACGACAAAGGACTTGGGGGACATCCATTCCCTCCGTGTGTGGCACAACAATGAGGGCAGGTCTCCTGAATGGTATTTAAGTAGAATCAAAGTGGAGAATCTGTTCAGCAGACACATCTGGCTCTTCATGTGCCGAGAATGGCTTTCTATTGACACCTCTCTGGACCGAACCTTTCACGTAACCCCCCCAGATAAGCCTCTGGAGAAAATGGACTTTTTCCTCATCGATTTTAGTTACAAGCTGGGGAGAAGCCACTTGTGGTTCTCTGTTTTTTCTGGTGTCATTTCTGCACCGTTCAATAGGCTCCAGAGGCTGTCCTGTTGCTTAGCCATGTTGTTGTCCACACTTCTGTGTAATATCATGTTCTTTAGTCTAGGCAAGGAGATTGAAGCAGAGCCACAGGAGCAGAGGTACATCAGGTCGATGGTGATCGGATTGGAAAGTGCCTGTATTACCCTCCCTGTGCAACTAGTGATCACATCTTTGTTCATCTATTCCCAGAGGAGACCTCAGGTGACTCTAGGTGAGGTCACTCCTCAGATACATCCTTTGAAACCAGCAGCAAGCGAGCACTGGGAAGAACGACTGGGAAACTGGCATGCCTATGAAATTGACAAGGCAAGTTCCCAGGAGCCTGTGTCTAAGAGACATCGTGCGAAACCCAAGGCTTCTGTCAAGGTCACCTCTAACAGACAGCCCCTGGTCAAACAAGCAGAAAGCAAGGTCTCTCCCATCAAAAGCAAGGTCTCCCGTACCCAAAGCAAGGTCTCCAGAAGCCAAAGCAAGATCTCCAGAGTCCAAAGCAAGGTCGCCAGAACCCAAAGCAAGGTCACTCAAGCACAAAGCAGGTTCTCCCACATCCAgggaagaaatataaataccaATGACCCAAATATTGAAGACAAAACAAATGTTTCTGATGAGGAGCAGACTCCCCAGCCAGGTTCGACAACCCTTAAAGAGAAGCCCAGAATGGTCCTGCCACATTGGTGTGTTTGTGTTGCCTGGTTCTTGGTGTTTCTTACCTGTGGCATATCCTCCTTCTTCATTATATTTTATGGACTGACTTATGGCCTCGAAAAGTCAACAGCATGGGTGTTTGCATCGATTTGTGCATTCACTCAGTCAGTCTTTCTAGTGCAACCATCTAAAATCATATTCCTGTCAGCCTACAGAACACGGAAAGCCAAGTACTGTAAAAACATTTCGTGGATCGGCAACAGCCGCTTCACTGAGATCAAGCTGCACAACATCCAGAAGGGcccagaagaaatggacagacgCCACCGGTACCTCATGGAGCTCCGAAACTCAAGAATGTACCAGCCTCTCACCCAAGATGAAATCATGAtattcaaaagaaagaagaggatcaAAAGAAGAGCTTTcctgttcctgagttatatcctCACCCACTTCATCTTTCTGGCTCTCTTGCTGAGCCTAGTCACAATCCTACACCCCACTGACAGCTTTTACTACAATCAGTTTATTCGTGACCAGTTCTCTGTGGATCTGGCAGGCGTGACCAGGCTGGAAGACATCTATCAGTGGCTGAATGGGGTGCTGTTGCCTCTGCTCCACAATGACCCAAATCCCACGTTTCTGCCTGACAGCTCCTCTAGAATCCTTGGCCTGCCGCTGATGAGGCAGGTGAGGGCGCAACCTGGAGAGATAACGTGTCTGCCGGCCAAGAAATTTGTGGAGGGCAGCCTCAAAGGAGAGATTCGCTGTCACCCCGAATATGGGATGGACCCAGAAGACACAAAAAACTACTCTGGGTCATGGAATAAAGTTAGCAAGCGGGACACTGACAAGACGACCAAAGGGTTTACTTATAAGCCTCCAGAGAAGAGATGGGCGTACACTTCCCATGGGCTGCTGCACACCTATGGCTCAGGAGGGTACGCCTTCTACTTTTTTCCGGCAGAGCAGCAGTTCAATTCCACACTGAGGCTCAGCGAACTCCAGAAAAGCCACTGGCTGGATGAGAAGACCTGGTCTGTGATTGTGGAACTGACCACCTTCAATCCAGACATCAGTCTCCTCTGTAGCATCTCGGTCATCTTCGAGGTCTCTCAGTTAGGTGTTGTGAACACTAGCCTGAATGCTCACTCCTTCTCGCTCACTCATTTTAGCAGAAAAAACTCAGCTGACTCAGCAGAAAACTACTTGTACTTGGccatcttcattttcttccttgccTACACTTTTGACGAGGTTTACGtaatcacacaagaaaggactGCCTACGTGCAAAGTGTATATAATTTGCTCAACTTTGCTCTAAAATGCATCTTTACCTTGTGGATCGTGCTGTTTTTCAGGAAGCACTTCTTGGCCATTGGTGTAGTTCGGGCTTACCTGTCAAATCCCGAGGATTTCATTCCCTTTCATGCAGTGGCTCAAGTGGATCACACCATGAAGGTGATTTTGGGTTTCCTGGTATTTCTGACGATCCTGAAGACGCTCCGGTATTCCAGGGTGTTTTATGATGTGCGTCTGGCTCAGAGGGCCATCCAGATTGCCCTTCCTGGCATCTGCCACATGGCATTGGTGGTATCCGTGTATTTCTTTGTCTTCATGGCATTCGGCTACTTGGTGTTCGGGCAACACGAGTGGAACTACAGTGACATGATCCACGCCACACAGACAATATTTTCCTACTGTGTCTCAGCTTTTCAGAacactgaatttttcaataaccGGGTTCTTGGTGTCCTCTTCCTCTCATCTTTCATGCTGGTGATGATCTGCATATTGATCAACTTATTTCAGGCAGTGATTTTGTCTGCCTACGAGGAAATGAAGCAACCTGTGTATGAGGAGCCCTCAGAAGAGGCGGAAGCCATGACTTACCTGTGTCGCCGGCTAAGATCTGCTTTTTGCTGCCTGTGCTTCAAACCCAGGGCGGAAGACGAACCCAAGTTCTTCATCAACATGGTGTACGGGCATCCAGAGAAGAACAGCCGCCACTACCTGGGGCTGAAGACCAGGAACATTAATGGGAAGAAAATGGTTTACCTCGTCGTGTGATCCAGGACAGTGTCAAGACCCACAGGCAGGTTTCTCCCCAAGGCTCAGTTTCTGGGATCAAGGAatgtttagtggctcagttgtgttttCTCTCCACATCCTTCACAGTGCACACCCCCACGTCTGGACACGTCTGCCGTGGTGGCCTCCACTCTTGGGACTTGAAAGGAGGGTCAAGGGCAGTGTGGCCTCTGCGGAGAGAGGAGGGCGACCATCTGTGAGTCCTGGGTTCATCTCCCTTTTTCTTAGAAGTTGCTGTCTTTGGCACCGACTGCAGTTTAGAGGGTTAGAGACCTAGATTTGGGGGAGGAAGCTTTAAGGGCCCCCAGCCTCATCTCAGCTTGTCAGAAGCAGCAGGTGAATGCTCCTGCTATTGTGGTCCCCCTCTCCCCAAGGCTGGGCTGCCAGGGCTAGTGGTTCCGGGCGGAGCCCAGGCCCCTCAGTCCTGCTGGCCCTTCCCTTTGCTGACGGGGCTGCAGCGCCTCCCTGCCCCTTACTCCCCTCTCCACACTCCAgctgggcagggctggaggggcCTCATGAGGGGTCCCAGGAGTGGCCCTTTTGCCTGGAAATGGAGGGATGTGGACCAGGGCGCAGCAATCTGAAGCTTCCCATCTGCTGCTTAAGGCCAATGCAAGTTATGGATGTAACATGTTTCTGGCCACAAGACATGACTTTTGTTAAACAAgaaggtgtatatgtgtgtgtgcgtgctgtaGGGTTCACACTGAAAGGTAGTAAATGTTCTATGTAATGAGTGtagccatacatatatatctctCTCCAGGATTTGGGCTTTTGGTTATTGATGGCCTGGTGGGTTGTTTAGAACACATTGTATAAGAAAATTTGTTAACAGCTCCTGTATTTTCCACCCAAAGCATTTTCCTTATGTAAATGCCATGCTAAGCTTGATCAGAATTAAATATGTGATTCTTCTGTGCTTTCTGTAGTGATTTCTGTGAGAGGGGGCACATATACAGATGGCTCCTGCCTTCCAAATGCAGTGCCTGCAAAGGGGATCAAATTGCAGGTGGTCACTGCTTTGACCCAAGTGTTTGTCACTCGCTTGGCACCCTGATGGTGCTCACTCAGCTGCACTGCATGGCCATGGAACCGCGCACCTTGGCAGGTATGGGCACATGCACATGTAGAGGCCTTCCATCCCTTCATCCCTGGGGTCGGGGTGGTCTTCCTGCCAATTAGACAATACTCTTTCTGACTCACACAAGACCACCCAAACTGTCAT
This genomic stretch from Cervus elaphus chromosome 22, mCerEla1.1, whole genome shotgun sequence harbors:
- the LOC122680682 gene encoding polycystic kidney disease and receptor for egg jelly-related protein-like, translated to MVRVPRPPCCLCDLPLTPARAPARAPAGPRPGRPAPHTPCPLALRPAPPTQLAPGAAMGPGPALLLLGLGLGLGLGLGCGPGRQPPPPAPPQAPGSPSRDLPVTTPASAWHSPSETQALVQARGPKAALRSVRASRDPGERGAGFGGLGAGRARVSLRARAAPGGGIFLSGRRGLCLLAGRPAGLAPRCLRAHVQLRARGAAATAPAPAPVDLQLSAPGGRLSLRWLSHLPRSLGPLEWTFRLGLLGPAAAEHHALPRRALHRARRSYPGFVARTECPTDGPTPVVLEAVSLNSSEPAESSVSCQVTRPSLCKLDPVRINRNNDKPVRLTRDMGDTFNATVILFCPTQEYYERMWYIYPVPYVGAVPDWSKPLKNPPVKLAGFSTVLTLPPYSLPWGVYLFNFTVVVRTRDPQVPGQNDSDSIYVVIYRRPLNAVISGPSNITINFTDGVTLNGNMSSDPEETDPLERERLKFLWYCTTDSRNYDGKKITVISKEVCLPEQVDLKWTLASGPILTLSPGTLQGGRVYFFRLVIQKTGRSAFADATLHVLQGAPVASISCIENCDQVLVLSERFSLSLDCTGCTAGRDVYWWSILTSSGQEVPFDWTGQTSTGRNGAYVSIKPFAFWNFREDKFWISLNAATWSGVTLALRYPFVIRHVPVTTDCKIVPEKGISFITKFVVICTCFKDKNIVPTYKIIVPDVHGFGEISSVKENNFGSILYLGKNCTSPPSFLPVGVLDSHYALKIIAQAYNTSLGAFSQVNFYATVEPPTDVKSSLTVLEELSNFTMGPNSSLSTLLQQQDFLNASYLIYVIASVLNSMQTDLSLQADKIKLREHLFNQTLILPINTLVNISQVVMAVTKLTEKTSEINAFSQKLATVRTWQASQALQDSHQRDKSISSEQIESVCTGILITLSNILKLVVQHEVFEEPFHVVESLADTVLAVKVPENETTALRTSNFRMYVKKTEKWNVTKFFSTQKHCQNCFYPTLNVNSIPSLPANAPISTMFCEFVDDPFPWLNYGENSLTQVVGFRMTGVEATGDGIEIPPDAVEVYLIRKNLSFGTFNLTVGPSSEPYAVDESLRKTTGAFSFVVDCTAGRDVLIHIMAEVSVLFTVSVYAGRAITPNSLMTSYLVPHEIPPIANESDLFDPECPVKEARVLCLPAALLQVIAQRTASSECTVGVLLQAPRFVLKPNNKLVRISVFSSECLDMFGIQSNWREDTCIVGERTTWQRVHCVCKNLRRAKRQLDIIEQANLHLRTHYLTAKVIVVPNPVDLQVEAVKNITQNPVTLFTVLLILLLYLVLAFWALHRDETDQYLRNHVIVLLDNDPYDNVCYLVTVFTGSRCGSGTRANVFIQLHGTKGSSDVHCLSHPQFTTLYRGSICTFLLATTKDLGDIHSLRVWHNNEGRSPEWYLSRIKVENLFSRHIWLFMCREWLSIDTSLDRTFHVTPPDKPLEKMDFFLIDFSYKLGRSHLWFSVFSGVISAPFNRLQRLSCCLAMLLSTLLCNIMFFSLGKEIEAEPQEQRYIRSMVIGLESACITLPVQLVITSLFIYSQRRPQVTLGEVTPQIHPLKPAASEHWEERLGNWHAYEIDKASSQEPVSKRHRAKPKASVKVTSNRQPLVKQAESKGRNINTNDPNIEDKTNVSDEEQTPQPGSTTLKEKPRMVLPHWCVCVAWFLVFLTCGISSFFIIFYGLTYGLEKSTAWVFASICAFTQSVFLVQPSKIIFLSAYRTRKAKYCKNISWIGNSRFTEIKLHNIQKGPEEMDRRHRYLMELRNSRMYQPLTQDEIMIFKRKKRIKRRAFLFLSYILTHFIFLALLLSLVTILHPTDSFYYNQFIRDQFSVDLAGVTRLEDIYQWLNGVLLPLLHNDPNPTFLPDSSSRILGLPLMRQVRAQPGEITCLPAKKFVEGSLKGEIRCHPEYGMDPEDTKNYSGSWNKVSKRDTDKTTKGFTYKPPEKRWAYTSHGLLHTYGSGGYAFYFFPAEQQFNSTLRLSELQKSHWLDEKTWSVIVELTTFNPDISLLCSISVIFEVSQLGVVNTSLNAHSFSLTHFSRKNSADSAENYLYLAIFIFFLAYTFDEVYVITQERTAYVQSVYNLLNFALKCIFTLWIVLFFRKHFLAIGVVRAYLSNPEDFIPFHAVAQVDHTMKVILGFLVFLTILKTLRYSRVFYDVRLAQRAIQIALPGICHMALVVSVYFFVFMAFGYLVFGQHEWNYSDMIHATQTIFSYCVSAFQNTEFFNNRVLGVLFLSSFMLVMICILINLFQAVILSAYEEMKQPVYEEPSEEAEAMTYLCRRLRSAFCCLCFKPRAEDEPKFFINMVYGHPEKNSRHYLGLKTRNINGKKMVYLVV